In Arachis stenosperma cultivar V10309 chromosome 1, arast.V10309.gnm1.PFL2, whole genome shotgun sequence, one DNA window encodes the following:
- the LOC130980177 gene encoding uncharacterized protein LOC130980177, which yields MTKFQLSYLSLLVIPDELLQEIFLQSSAKAVGRCMCLNKFWHRRLRHPETCIQHMRRQKVLDQHVLFHVGYSLLLMGSDSLYIVNAASGEEVHVQQPFGVGIHGWFRIVGVSNENICFKFSREQDDTRLLVWNLTTQRSREIFDPHRDHDKSYFPVYGFGHVPNTYAYTIIHMCKRDIADAYVFFSRYCSRHSTWFHCVDCLPGVEKIDPNSVFNNGHAY from the coding sequence ATGACTAAATTCCAACTAAGTTATCTTTCATTGCTGGTTATTCCGGATGAACTGTTGCAAGAAATCTTCCTGCAAAGTAGTGCCAAAGCTGTAGGGAGATGTATGTGCTTGAATAAATTCTGGCACCGACGCCTACGCCATCCAGAGACATGCATACAACACATGCGAAGGCAGAAAGTGTTAGATCAACATGTCTTGTTTCATGTTGGATACTCACTACTGTTAATGGGTTCAGATTCACTATATATAGTGAATGCTGCTTCCGGAGAAGAAGTGCATGTTCAGCAACCTTTCGGAGTTGGCATCCATGGGTGGTTTCGTATTGTGGGAGTGTCAAACGAGAACATATGTTTCAAGTTCTCCCGTGAACAAGACGACACAAGACTTTTGGTATGGAATCTAACAACACAACGCTCTAGAGAAATTTTTGACCCCCACAGGGACCACGATAAATCATATTTCCCAGTATATGGTTTTGGTCATGTACCAAACACATATGCATACACCATCATACATATGTGTAAAAGGGACATAGCTGATGCCTACGTTTTTTTCTCAAGATATTGTTCCAGGCATTCTACATGGTTTCACTGTGTTGATTGTCTCCCTGGTGTAGAAAAAATTGACCCTAACTCTGTTTTTAATAATGGTCATGCGTATTGA